The genomic stretch CTCGCAGAGACCGGCGCATGAGCAGGCTCCCTCCGGCCAGTGTTGCACGGTCGTTATCGCAACCTCGGCCGGGCTACTTCCGCTCTCCATCCTCAAACGATTCTTCGCGGAGTGGGCGAGGAAATGATCTCACGAGGCAGCCAACGCTGAAGGCCAACcctgagctggaggagccCAAGTTCCGTCCCCAGTCCGAACATCCTCGTCTGAGTGGCGTGCCGAACTTTGCCAACGGAGATGCTCTTCATGATGATGCGAACAGGACCCTAGAGAATGAACCGCAAGTGGTAAGCTCGGAGGaggactttcttgaagctaCGCAGACCGGGTCGTCACAAGAGGATACAGCTAAAGGTGTCGTGCCAGAAGCGCCCACTCGCTTCTATGCCGCCTCCCCCCCTAGTATGGCTCTGACAGGATCGCCTGGAAATTCGTTGACCGATGCTGCCTCCTCTCGACTCAATATTCCACGTGGCCTCGCGCCACCGGTTTCGCCACGATCGAGGCCTTCGAGCAGTAATAGGGCTTTGCAACCCGAGAGCTCGGATGATGACTATAGCAGTTCGACTGCGGGCTCGACCTTTTCGAAGCCGAGGAAGTTATCATCCTGTAGCGCTACGTCACTGCCACAGTCACCCATGACTTCTATGAACCGGTCTCATCGACGCTCGCCCTCTCTGAACTCAGAGGCTTCGAACAATGGCGGTCATCCTCCACGTCCGTCATACAACTTCTCACGCCCCCTCAGTCGGTCCAGCACCAGCCTGTCAGCCCCCGTGCCGACAGGAACTTCCGAGCAGACACAGGGGACAAAGCCTCGAGGTTCGAAGCCTCAGCCGATTGTGGTACCCTCAGTGGCTGATATGGCCAAATCCATGCGCGAGGAACCATCATCTGCCGTGTCGTATACTTATGCCAAGTACCCACTTCCCCGCGGACGCCAGGTTTCTAGGGATTCCGTTGTTTTCTCCGGCCTGCACACTCCTCACTTTGAGTGGCAGGAGCCGCTCTTCGAGAGTCCGGATCAGCTGAGCGCCACTGGGCCTCCACGGTCTTCGCGAACCCCGTCACCTCCGCCGTCGCGTCATTCTGTATCGTCTAAGAAAGCACGCTCCATGTATGACTCTCCAGCATTCGGGCGGCAATTACTCACACCGGAGATGCTCCCCTCTGCCCCGCAAGTACCGGCCTCTCCTGAGGCTCGCCGTTCTTCCGAAGCTGCATCGACGGATCAACCGGTCTTAGGTGAACCTGCTCTTTCAAGCTCACCTACCCCCTCAAGTGCACCTGCCCCCGAGGCGCCTACTAATGAGGAGGCAACTGATGTcacttcttctgcagacTCTGCATCGACTGTCCGGCCACAAACCGCCAAGACCAATGCATCTTCCGCCGTCATTACAGCCGACGAGCATGTGACTAAAGGGATTGAGTGCCATGAGAAAGGATCATTGCAAGAATCCACCTACCATCTCCGCGTTGCAGCGAAGCAGGATCATCCGACTGGCATGCTCTTATATGCTTTGGCTTGTCGACATGGTTGGGGCATGCGGCCCAATCAGCAGGAGGGTGTTCGGTGGTTGCGCAAAGCCGTGGACTCTGTCGGGCTAGAGTTGATGGATGATTCCAACCCGGCCATGCCAAGTCGGGTGAGGGAATTGCAGAAAGCATACCGTGCCCAATTTGCCCTCAGTATCTACGAGCTTGGCGTGAGCCATCTAAATGGATGGGGCATTGAGCAGGATAAATCGTTAGCACTGCGTTGCTTTGAGGTTGCTGGCCAATGGGGAGATACGGATGCGCTTGTGGAGGCAGGATATTGTTATTCAGAGGGCATTGGTTGCAAGAAGGATCTGAAAAAGGCAGCCAAATTCTACCGCCAGGCCGAAGCAAAAGGCGTGAACATGGTTGGAAACAGCTGGTAAGTGACGGATTTGTTTCCCGATAATGCCTCGTTCTAATGACTCACCCTCTACTGTAACAGGATCCACAAAGACAAGTACCTCTCTGATGAGAATCCCAATACCGGATCGCGTGGCCGCGGCCGTCACGGTGGGACACCTGACAAGAAGCAGCGTAGCAAATCTCGGACACGCAGTCTTTTCCACCGCAAAAAGTCTACTGCGGCCGAAGCCTAGACGGTACTTGCAGTTTGGCTCTTGGACATATGCATTGAAGATATTACTCAGCAGCAACTGCTTTCTGGTCATTATATTCGCATGGTCATTTCAACTGTCTCCGGCTTtcatatattcctttccACTTCTACCCCCTGTCtttctcgccttcttcctttttatattctctttttcattcaCTCTTCCGAACTATTTTCTCAGGCTCCACAGCGACATGTTGCTTGGATTTTGTCTTTATATTCAGCTGATCTGTTGAAAGCAGTCGCTTGAGACTTGCTTTTGCCTTTCACTCTTtcgattcttttcttttcttttctttcctttttgtccTTGTTCTATCGTTCCCTTTAACTCTTTCGTTATACGTTTCGAGCGGGTCTTGGCAACTGCTCCAGCTACGGAAGGGGGTGTTGTTTCCTCCTCTCGGCCTTGCGGGcgttggatttctttcttggataCCCCATAATTTCTAATCACTGCGTGATGTATTCTATTCTCTACTGTCGCTCACCGT from Aspergillus oryzae RIB40 DNA, chromosome 1 encodes the following:
- a CDS encoding tetratricopeptide repeat protein (predicted protein) — translated: MDARPRFGELRSPSHDTLRSGLPSPRIEHFDGEIPPTLSPLDAFAAQGRLLAKQLEESARRDRRMSRLPPASVARSLSQPRPGYFRSPSSNDSSRSGRGNDLTRQPTLKANPELEEPKFRPQSEHPRLSGVPNFANGDALHDDANRTLENEPQVVSSEEDFLEATQTGSSQEDTAKGVVPEAPTRFYAASPPSMALTGSPGNSLTDAASSRLNIPRGLAPPVSPRSRPSSSNRALQPESSDDDYSSSTAGSTFSKPRKLSSCSATSLPQSPMTSMNRSHRRSPSLNSEASNNGGHPPRPSYNFSRPLSRSSTSLSAPVPTGTSEQTQGTKPRGSKPQPIVVPSVADMAKSMREEPSSAVSYTYAKYPLPRGRQVSRDSVVFSGLHTPHFEWQEPLFESPDQLSATGPPRSSRTPSPPPSRHSVSSKKARSMYDSPAFGRQLLTPEMLPSAPQVPASPEARRSSEAASTDQPVLGEPALSSSPTPSSAPAPEAPTNEEATDVTSSADSASTVRPQTAKTNASSAVITADEHVTKGIECHEKGSLQESTYHLRVAAKQDHPTGMLLYALACRHGWGMRPNQQEGVRWLRKAVDSVGLELMDDSNPAMPSRVRELQKAYRAQFALSIYELGVSHLNGWGIEQDKSLALRCFEVAGQWGDTDALVEAGYCYSEGIGCKKDLKKAAKFYRQAEAKGVNMVGNSWIHKDKYLSDENPNTGSRGRGRHGGTPDKKQRSKSRTRSLFHRKKSTAAEA